The following are from one region of the Synergistaceae bacterium genome:
- the yiaK gene encoding 3-dehydro-L-gulonate 2-dehydrogenase encodes MRVPYSEMAGLFKDILIKHGFPAAKAERAAVMFTDNSCDGVYSHGLNRFPRFISYVREGHVDPNVEPTQEGSFGAIERWNGNLGVGCTNAAAGMDRAMELASMYGIGCVAMRNTNHWMRGGSYGLQAARAGYIGICWTNTTVNVPAWGARTCNVGNNPLVMAFPWKEAHLLIDGALAQYSYGALEGYKMAGKQLPFPGGYDRDGKLTCDPGAILDTGRVLPIGFWKGSGYSFLLDAIGAALSKGNTVPDIGRLGEEIGLTQVFISFDIEKISGREYVYEMAEKLIEDFKAAEPADPGVPFLYPGEKEALTRKENLELGIPVNEEIWKDLLKER; translated from the coding sequence ATGCGAGTACCATACAGTGAAATGGCAGGACTGTTTAAAGATATTCTGATAAAACACGGATTCCCTGCCGCCAAGGCGGAAAGAGCGGCTGTGATGTTTACAGATAACAGCTGTGACGGGGTATATTCACACGGACTGAACCGTTTTCCGAGATTTATATCATATGTCAGGGAAGGACATGTCGACCCAAATGTTGAGCCGACACAAGAGGGTTCATTTGGAGCAATTGAACGGTGGAATGGCAACCTTGGTGTCGGCTGTACGAACGCAGCAGCTGGAATGGACAGGGCGATGGAGCTTGCTTCAATGTATGGCATAGGCTGTGTGGCAATGAGAAATACCAACCACTGGATGCGGGGCGGATCCTACGGCCTTCAGGCCGCACGTGCCGGTTATATAGGGATCTGTTGGACAAATACGACGGTAAATGTTCCTGCATGGGGCGCCAGGACTTGTAATGTCGGCAACAATCCGCTGGTGATGGCATTCCCGTGGAAAGAAGCGCATCTGTTGATTGACGGGGCGCTGGCTCAGTACTCTTATGGCGCGCTTGAGGGCTATAAGATGGCTGGCAAACAGCTCCCATTCCCGGGCGGATATGACAGAGACGGGAAGCTGACCTGTGATCCCGGCGCTATACTTGATACGGGTAGAGTATTACCGATAGGATTCTGGAAGGGATCGGGCTATTCATTTCTGCTTGACGCCATAGGAGCGGCTCTCTCAAAAGGCAATACGGTTCCGGATATCGGGCGTCTTGGTGAAGAGATAGGGCTTACACAGGTGTTTATCTCTTTTGACATTGAAAAGATATCCGGTCGTGAATATGTTTACGAAATGGCGGAAAAACTGATCGAGGATTTTAAGGCAGCCGAACCTGCCGACCCGGGTGTGCCGTTCCTTTACCCGGGAGAAAAAGAGGCATTGACGAGAAAAGAAAACCTTGAACTAGGCATACCGGTCAACGAAGAGATCTGGAAAGATCTGCTGAAAGAAAGGTAA